In Myxococcota bacterium, a single window of DNA contains:
- a CDS encoding MBL fold metallo-hydrolase yields MRIVGGIALVLALALLVGGWIAFGTYAPLAVDPAWEVAGDRDIPEGALTVRYTGCATLVFSDGETTWMTDGWFTRPGPLALGFGEIEPDLAAIDRGLARNEVTELAAVFPLHSHYDHAMDAPEVAERTGALLLGSESTANIGRGWGLDESQIRVVEDRVPVRIGRFVVTPIESKHFAFPDPAFAESALADPTIAEPLVPPAGAFAYKVGKAYVLHVAHPKGSFAIVGSAGYVKGGLEGYDADVVFLGIGALGSQTDEYREAYWHETVDRIGATRVVPIHWDGLTNPIEGPFQGSVRVLTLVAAGGDDLLRDFLEAKRAATPERAFFTLPRYDPVVLF; encoded by the coding sequence ATGCGCATCGTCGGCGGAATCGCGCTCGTTCTGGCGCTGGCACTCCTCGTGGGAGGCTGGATCGCCTTCGGCACCTACGCGCCGCTGGCGGTCGATCCGGCCTGGGAGGTCGCAGGCGATCGCGACATCCCGGAAGGGGCCCTCACGGTCCGCTACACGGGGTGCGCCACCCTGGTGTTCTCCGACGGCGAGACGACCTGGATGACCGATGGCTGGTTCACCCGTCCGGGCCCCTTGGCTCTTGGTTTCGGCGAGATCGAGCCCGACCTCGCGGCGATCGATCGCGGGCTCGCGCGAAACGAGGTGACCGAGCTGGCGGCGGTCTTCCCGCTGCATTCGCACTACGACCACGCCATGGACGCTCCCGAGGTGGCGGAGCGGACGGGCGCCCTGCTGCTCGGCTCGGAGTCGACGGCGAACATCGGGCGTGGGTGGGGGCTCGACGAATCCCAGATCCGCGTCGTCGAAGACCGCGTGCCCGTGCGGATCGGTCGGTTCGTCGTGACGCCGATCGAGTCGAAGCACTTCGCGTTCCCGGATCCGGCCTTCGCCGAGTCGGCGCTGGCCGATCCGACCATCGCCGAGCCGCTCGTGCCCCCGGCCGGCGCCTTTGCCTACAAGGTCGGCAAGGCCTATGTGCTCCACGTCGCCCATCCGAAGGGATCGTTCGCGATCGTGGGTAGCGCTGGGTACGTGAAGGGCGGCCTCGAGGGGTACGACGCCGACGTGGTGTTTCTGGGGATCGGTGCACTCGGGTCCCAGACCGACGAGTACCGCGAAGCCTACTGGCACGAAACCGTGGACCGTATCGGGGCGACCCGGGTCGTCCCGATCCACTGGGACGGTTTGACGAACCCGATCGAGGGGCCCTTCCAGGGCTCGGTGCGTGTGCTCACGCTGGTCGCCGCCGGCGGCGACGACCTCTTACGCGATTTCCTCGAGGCAAAGCGGGCGGCGACGCCCGAGCGCGCGTTCTTCACCTTGCCGCGCTACGACCCGGTCGTGCTGTTCTAG
- a CDS encoding EAL domain-containing protein produces MTESADSTQDHSISLLLVEEDDLSAKRLFEVLSRPEGTRFSITRVTDVEEALGKLQHESYDVLLLDLSIDEAGGLGSLMRARVAARHIPIVVLTYERDEAVALKAARAGAQDYLTKGEVTPALISRTLLHAVERHRMLRDLTEAQQRQHFLATHDSLTELPNRYSFLAQLGTAIADAKRNGSQLAVLFFDLDGFKAVNDNLGHPVGDELLVDVARRLRKMIRKSDMVARIGGDEFLAAIRNVPNVKAAERVANHIREQIEKPYHLAGAECWVSASVGIAMFPENGADVDEVIRHADTALYHAKESGKNRVSVFSHEMNEAATERFELVNGLREAIHGGQLLLMFQPQVNVVTEEIIGVETLVRWKHPTRGIVSPAEFIGVAEEAGMMVPLGEWVLRTACIAAASWERIPDARVAVNISGRQLDHEEFPNRVRAILEETGLEPHRLELELTESLAASDSALQGLQRLREMGIRTAIDDFGTGYSSLTLLKRLPVDTLKIDQSFVRGAAVTDPDAVILEAIIRIAHGLGLEVLAEGVETIEEMDSLHQRGCAMMQGYLFSKPIPRGELEDTVAGTEAAWRLPIERPETWSPPDAMPPPSSPPAASPDSASAEATEDDEDDA; encoded by the coding sequence ATGACCGAGTCTGCCGACTCGACACAAGACCACTCCATCTCGCTCTTGCTGGTGGAGGAAGACGACCTTTCGGCGAAGCGCCTGTTCGAGGTGCTGTCGCGGCCGGAGGGTACGCGCTTCTCGATCACGCGCGTGACCGACGTCGAGGAGGCACTCGGGAAGCTCCAGCACGAGAGCTACGACGTCCTGTTGCTCGATCTCTCGATCGACGAAGCGGGTGGCCTCGGCTCGCTGATGCGCGCGCGCGTGGCGGCGCGCCACATCCCGATCGTGGTGCTCACCTACGAGCGGGACGAGGCCGTCGCACTCAAGGCGGCGCGTGCCGGCGCCCAGGACTACCTGACCAAGGGTGAGGTCACGCCGGCCCTGATCTCCCGCACGCTGCTCCACGCGGTCGAACGCCACCGCATGCTGCGCGATCTCACCGAGGCCCAGCAACGTCAGCACTTCCTGGCCACCCACGACAGTCTGACCGAGCTTCCGAACCGCTACTCGTTCCTCGCCCAGCTCGGCACCGCGATCGCCGATGCGAAGCGCAACGGGAGCCAGCTGGCGGTGCTCTTCTTCGATCTCGACGGCTTCAAGGCCGTGAACGACAACCTCGGGCACCCGGTCGGCGACGAGCTGCTCGTCGACGTGGCGCGACGCCTGCGCAAGATGATCCGCAAGAGCGACATGGTGGCGCGTATCGGCGGAGACGAATTCCTCGCCGCGATCCGCAACGTCCCGAACGTGAAGGCCGCCGAGCGCGTCGCGAATCACATTCGCGAGCAGATCGAGAAGCCCTACCACCTGGCCGGCGCCGAATGCTGGGTGAGCGCGAGCGTCGGCATCGCGATGTTCCCCGAGAACGGCGCGGACGTCGACGAAGTGATCCGCCACGCGGATACAGCGCTCTACCACGCGAAGGAATCGGGGAAGAACCGCGTCAGTGTGTTCAGCCACGAGATGAACGAAGCAGCGACCGAGCGCTTCGAGCTCGTGAACGGCCTGCGCGAGGCGATCCACGGCGGACAGCTGCTCCTGATGTTCCAGCCCCAGGTCAACGTCGTCACCGAAGAGATCATCGGCGTGGAGACGCTGGTCCGCTGGAAGCACCCCACGCGCGGCATCGTGTCGCCGGCCGAGTTCATCGGCGTCGCCGAGGAAGCCGGCATGATGGTGCCGCTCGGGGAGTGGGTCCTGCGAACGGCCTGCATCGCCGCCGCGAGCTGGGAACGCATCCCCGACGCCCGCGTCGCCGTGAACATCTCGGGGCGACAGCTCGACCACGAGGAATTCCCCAACCGCGTGCGGGCCATTCTCGAGGAGACCGGACTCGAGCCGCACCGCCTCGAGCTCGAGCTCACCGAGTCCCTTGCCGCCAGCGACTCCGCCTTGCAAGGCCTTCAGCGCTTGCGCGAGATGGGGATCCGCACGGCGATCGACGACTTCGGAACCGGCTACTCCTCGCTCACGCTCCTCAAGCGGCTGCCCGTCGACACCCTCAAGATCGATCAATCCTTCGTGCGCGGCGCGGCGGTCACCGACCCGGACGCCGTGATCCTCGAGGCGATCATCCGCATCGCCCACGGCCTGGGCCTCGAGGTGCTCGCCGAGGGAGTCGAGACGATCGAGGAAATGGACTCTCTGCACCAACGGGGTTGCGCCATGATGCAGGGCTATCTGTTCTCGAAGCCGATCCCGCGCGGAGAACTCGAAGACACGGTCGCCGGCACCGAGGCCGCCTGGCGGCTTCCCATCGAGCGGCCCGAGACCTGGTCGCCGCCCGATGCGATGCCGCCCCCCTCGAGTCCGCCGGCGGCGTCGCCCGACAGCGCCAGCGCCGAAGCGACCGAAGACGACGAGGACGACGCCTAG
- a CDS encoding indolepyruvate ferredoxin oxidoreductase family protein — protein sequence MSANGKYRLEDRYLADEGTVFLTGIQALARLPLEQLRADRRAGLTTAALITGYPGSPLGGYDGAAARAAALAPDLPVRCRPAMNEEYAASAVMGSQLAAIQPDCRYDGIVGLWYGKAPGVDRASDALRHAVYAGTSMYGGAVAIVGDDPSAKSSTLPSSSAGILAGMHVPLLYPGDPAEALDLGRHAIALSRLTGLWSALKIVADVADATASVELHPERIVPVLPTWNGRPYLHRPDGRLLTPHTLDLEREITEVRYELAKQYASDNHLNRVTVDPKEAWLGIVASGITYREVREAFGRLGLESHADIEACGIRLLKMGMPLPFNPETVRRFSRDLHEVFVIEEKQPNLESLVKDALYALPGRPAVVGKTDEDGAALLPGHGALDADVLAPILWTRLESRVGHRLDRPEFAPSPELPVLQAQRTPFFCSGCPHNRSTVVPDGALVGAGIGCHTMTLLMDEKRVGEIAGVACMGNEGTQWIGMSDFVEREHFIQNLGDGTFFHSGQLAIQAAVAARVNVTYKLLFNGTVAMTGGQDPQGQLDVPAVTRILLEQGVAKVWITADEPDRYDAVVLPPDVEVFPRARLLEVQERLARVPGVTVLIHDQACAAETRRARKRGRLPTPKQRVVINPRVCEGCGDCGRVSNCLSVQPVETFFGRKTEIEQTSCNLDYSCLEGDCPSFMTVTSRPERFWHRWFRADPSEVASAPPAPPAPLPDPELRVPADDFAARITGIGGTGVVTVSQVLGTAAMLDGFQVRGLDQIGLSQKAGPVVSDLRLSRGAPTHTNRLGEGQADLLLAFDGLVAASEKGLLTASPEKTTVVGSTSPTPTGEMITHPEPGLPTADALAERLSEVTRADAHFWADAAGIARALFGGATTANLFVVGMAVQAGCLPISPARIEEAIDLNGVSVDQNLAAFRWGRAQVANPAAIEEACAATASASPIAPVLPAAVEARVAALGLTETRSLALRRYAAELIAWQNVRTAERWLDVVEQVAEAEARLPGTRDELTLAVAANLYKLTAYKDEYEVARLMRDPEGLAPADRVRGRGARLHWHLHPPLLRAFGLQRKLRFGSWARAFMALLAAAKPLRGSWLDPFRWAEVRRLERELPPEYVERIEAALPLLRPGNHAELVAFASLPEQIRGFEDLKIERIDAYRRRAADAWNELRGDPPESDEA from the coding sequence ATGTCGGCCAACGGCAAGTATCGGCTCGAAGACCGCTATCTCGCAGACGAAGGCACGGTCTTCCTCACGGGTATCCAGGCCCTGGCCCGCTTGCCCCTCGAGCAGCTGCGCGCGGACCGCCGCGCGGGACTCACCACCGCCGCGCTCATCACGGGCTATCCCGGATCCCCGCTGGGCGGCTACGACGGCGCGGCCGCCCGGGCAGCCGCCCTGGCCCCCGACCTCCCCGTGCGGTGCCGCCCGGCCATGAACGAGGAGTACGCGGCCAGCGCCGTGATGGGATCGCAGCTCGCCGCGATCCAACCCGACTGCCGCTACGACGGCATCGTCGGACTCTGGTACGGAAAAGCGCCGGGCGTCGATCGTGCCTCGGACGCGCTGCGCCACGCGGTCTACGCCGGAACCTCGATGTACGGCGGGGCCGTCGCGATCGTCGGCGACGACCCGTCCGCGAAGAGTTCGACCCTGCCCTCGTCGTCGGCCGGAATCCTGGCCGGCATGCACGTGCCCCTGCTCTACCCGGGCGACCCGGCCGAGGCGCTCGACCTGGGCCGACACGCCATCGCGCTCTCGCGACTGACCGGGCTCTGGTCGGCGCTGAAGATCGTGGCCGATGTCGCCGACGCCACGGCGAGCGTCGAGCTGCACCCCGAACGCATCGTTCCGGTCCTGCCCACCTGGAACGGTCGTCCCTACCTCCACCGCCCGGACGGCCGCCTGCTCACCCCGCACACCCTCGACCTCGAACGCGAGATCACCGAGGTGCGCTACGAGCTCGCGAAGCAGTACGCGTCGGACAATCATCTGAACCGCGTCACCGTCGACCCGAAGGAAGCCTGGCTCGGCATCGTCGCTTCGGGGATCACGTACCGCGAAGTGCGCGAGGCCTTTGGGCGCCTCGGCCTCGAGAGCCACGCCGACATCGAGGCCTGCGGGATTCGCCTGCTCAAGATGGGGATGCCGCTTCCCTTCAATCCCGAGACCGTGCGGAGGTTCTCGCGCGACCTCCACGAAGTCTTCGTCATCGAGGAGAAGCAGCCGAACCTCGAGTCACTCGTGAAGGACGCGCTCTACGCGCTGCCCGGACGCCCGGCCGTCGTGGGCAAGACCGACGAAGACGGCGCCGCACTGCTCCCGGGACACGGCGCCCTCGATGCAGACGTGCTCGCTCCGATCCTCTGGACGCGTCTCGAGTCACGCGTCGGCCACAGGCTCGACCGCCCCGAGTTCGCACCCTCCCCCGAACTCCCGGTCCTGCAAGCGCAGCGCACCCCGTTCTTCTGTTCCGGCTGTCCCCACAACCGCAGCACCGTCGTGCCCGACGGCGCGCTCGTCGGCGCCGGCATCGGTTGCCACACCATGACGCTCCTGATGGACGAGAAGCGCGTGGGCGAGATCGCCGGCGTCGCCTGCATGGGGAACGAGGGCACCCAGTGGATCGGCATGTCCGATTTCGTCGAACGCGAACACTTCATCCAGAACCTCGGCGACGGCACCTTCTTCCATTCGGGACAGCTCGCGATCCAGGCCGCCGTCGCCGCCAGGGTCAACGTCACCTACAAGCTGCTCTTCAACGGCACGGTCGCGATGACCGGCGGGCAGGACCCCCAGGGTCAGCTCGACGTGCCGGCAGTCACCCGGATCCTCCTCGAACAAGGGGTCGCGAAGGTCTGGATCACCGCGGACGAACCCGACCGCTACGACGCCGTCGTGCTTCCCCCGGACGTCGAGGTCTTCCCGCGAGCGCGGCTCCTCGAGGTGCAGGAGCGTCTGGCGCGCGTTCCCGGCGTCACCGTGCTGATCCACGACCAGGCCTGTGCCGCCGAGACGCGACGGGCGCGGAAGCGCGGCCGGCTCCCGACCCCGAAGCAACGCGTCGTCATCAATCCACGGGTCTGTGAAGGCTGCGGAGACTGCGGGCGGGTCAGCAACTGCCTGTCGGTGCAACCGGTCGAGACCTTCTTCGGCCGCAAGACCGAGATCGAGCAGACGAGCTGTAACCTCGACTACTCCTGCCTCGAAGGCGACTGCCCGTCGTTCATGACGGTGACCTCCCGGCCGGAGCGCTTCTGGCATCGCTGGTTCCGCGCCGACCCGAGCGAGGTCGCGAGCGCACCGCCCGCCCCGCCGGCACCGCTCCCCGACCCGGAGCTTCGGGTCCCCGCCGACGATTTCGCCGCGCGCATCACGGGCATCGGCGGCACTGGCGTCGTGACCGTGTCCCAGGTGCTCGGAACAGCCGCCATGCTGGATGGGTTCCAGGTGCGGGGGCTCGACCAGATCGGACTTTCCCAGAAGGCCGGCCCGGTGGTGAGTGACCTGCGCCTCTCGCGGGGCGCTCCCACCCACACCAATCGACTGGGCGAAGGTCAGGCCGACCTCCTGCTGGCCTTCGACGGGCTGGTGGCGGCCTCGGAAAAAGGGCTGCTCACCGCGAGCCCCGAGAAGACCACCGTCGTCGGATCCACCTCGCCCACACCCACCGGCGAGATGATCACCCACCCCGAGCCCGGGCTCCCCACCGCCGACGCGCTGGCCGAGCGGCTGTCGGAAGTGACGCGCGCCGATGCCCATTTCTGGGCGGATGCCGCCGGCATCGCCCGGGCCCTGTTCGGAGGCGCGACGACGGCGAACCTGTTCGTCGTCGGCATGGCCGTCCAGGCCGGGTGTCTGCCGATCTCACCCGCGCGCATCGAAGAGGCGATCGATCTGAACGGCGTGTCCGTCGACCAGAACCTCGCCGCCTTCCGCTGGGGCCGCGCCCAGGTCGCGAACCCGGCGGCGATCGAGGAAGCGTGTGCAGCCACGGCGAGCGCGTCGCCCATCGCCCCGGTGCTGCCCGCGGCCGTCGAGGCGCGCGTGGCGGCGCTCGGTCTGACGGAGACCCGCAGCTTGGCGCTCCGCCGCTACGCGGCGGAGCTGATCGCCTGGCAGAACGTCCGCACCGCCGAGCGGTGGCTCGACGTCGTCGAGCAGGTCGCCGAGGCCGAGGCCCGCCTGCCCGGCACGCGCGACGAGCTGACCCTGGCCGTCGCAGCGAATCTCTACAAGCTCACCGCGTACAAGGACGAGTACGAGGTCGCGCGCCTGATGCGCGACCCGGAGGGTCTGGCTCCCGCGGACCGGGTGCGGGGACGTGGAGCACGGCTGCACTGGCATCTGCACCCGCCGCTGCTGCGCGCATTCGGTTTGCAGCGCAAGCTCCGCTTCGGGAGCTGGGCGCGGGCCTTCATGGCCCTGCTCGCCGCGGCGAAACCGCTGCGCGGCAGCTGGCTCGACCCCTTCCGCTGGGCCGAGGTCCGGCGCCTGGAACGAGAGCTCCCGCCCGAGTACGTCGAGCGGATCGAGGCCGCCCTACCGCTCTTGCGGCCGGGGAACCACGCGGAGCTCGTGGCCTTCGCAAGCCTGCCCGAGCAGATCCGGGGGTTCGAGGACCTGAAGATCGAGCGGATCGACGCCTACCGGCGCCGCGCCGCCGACGCCTGGAACGAACTCCGCGGCGATCCGCCCGAGAGCGACGAGGCCTGA
- a CDS encoding CoA transferase, with the protein MAGAQERDAHADPLHRPFRGVRVLDLSQEISGPYATKLLADLGATVLKVEDPEAPDPLRRRTASRQDLPDGEDSALFRFLNGGKRGASCGAGQREALLALARNADLLFENGPPGSLERRLASVAELREANPRLSVVSVSPWGRQGPYAERPANEWTLLAATGFTGRRGTPERGPIGAGGRLGDYIAASFAAVGALAALHGARHTGEGRHVDVSMFEGMLLCTTTFADLHSQFVEGLQPQYLDTPAIEPASDGWVGLSAITSQQWQDFCLMIEQPELGLDEKNLSADLRMKNLEFIHGVIHAWTRARSVEEILEQANLLRLPSAPVCDAERLLRVDHFAKRGVFVDNPHGFLQPRSPIHLSSVPDPAPRPAPSLGEHALAWPEEAGNGAPAAPSDATSLEGLRVVDLTAFWAGPFATRVLSQLGADVVKVESIQRPDGMRFVNTKPGCTPWEAGSIFHGTNTGKRGITLRLDAAESQPALRALVERADVLIENFSPRVLEHFDLSWEKLHAWNPRLILVRMPAWGLDGPWRDRTGFAMNVEQACGIAWRAGYADLPLTPNVCDPIGSLHTVTALLAALAQREQTGEGQQIEVPLVEPGLNLAAEQVLEHSAYGASLTSEGNRGPDAAPQGAYRCQQGEYLVLAVENDDQWRALGSAFPDAGLADPAWNTAAARHTHHDAIDARLAALFAELPVADAEARVLAASVPAQHLVNGHRVSPHPQLTDRGFFAEIDHVETGRSRYPGLPYVGVAGDGPSTPPPTLGEHNREVLEGELGFDRETVDAWEEAGLIGRKPAWV; encoded by the coding sequence ATGGCTGGAGCCCAAGAACGAGACGCCCACGCGGACCCGCTGCACCGCCCCTTCCGCGGCGTCCGGGTGCTCGATCTCTCCCAGGAGATCAGCGGCCCCTACGCGACGAAGCTCCTGGCGGATCTCGGCGCCACGGTCCTCAAGGTCGAGGATCCCGAGGCACCGGACCCGCTGCGCCGCCGGACCGCCTCGCGTCAGGACCTGCCGGACGGCGAGGACAGCGCCCTGTTTCGGTTCCTGAACGGAGGCAAGCGCGGAGCATCCTGCGGAGCCGGGCAGCGCGAAGCGCTACTCGCCCTGGCGAGAAACGCGGACCTGCTCTTCGAGAACGGTCCGCCGGGATCCCTGGAGCGCCGACTCGCTTCCGTCGCGGAACTCCGCGAGGCCAACCCGCGCCTCTCGGTCGTCTCGGTGTCGCCCTGGGGCCGCCAGGGACCGTACGCCGAGCGGCCGGCGAACGAGTGGACGCTGCTCGCGGCGACCGGCTTCACCGGACGTCGTGGCACCCCCGAGCGAGGTCCGATCGGTGCCGGCGGACGACTCGGCGACTACATCGCGGCTTCGTTCGCGGCGGTCGGCGCCCTCGCCGCACTGCACGGTGCGCGGCACACCGGAGAGGGACGCCACGTCGACGTCTCGATGTTCGAAGGCATGTTGCTGTGCACGACGACCTTCGCAGACCTGCACAGCCAGTTCGTGGAAGGCCTCCAGCCCCAGTACCTCGACACCCCGGCCATCGAGCCCGCGTCCGATGGGTGGGTGGGCCTGTCGGCGATCACCAGCCAGCAGTGGCAGGACTTCTGCCTGATGATCGAGCAGCCCGAACTCGGCTTGGACGAGAAGAACCTGAGTGCGGACCTGCGCATGAAGAACCTCGAGTTCATCCACGGCGTCATCCACGCCTGGACCCGCGCGCGCAGCGTGGAGGAGATCCTCGAGCAGGCGAATCTCCTGCGGCTGCCGTCGGCGCCGGTCTGTGACGCCGAGCGCCTGCTGCGGGTCGACCACTTCGCGAAACGCGGCGTCTTCGTCGACAACCCCCACGGTTTTCTGCAGCCGCGGTCCCCCATCCATCTCTCGTCGGTGCCCGACCCGGCGCCCCGACCGGCTCCGTCGCTGGGCGAGCACGCGCTGGCCTGGCCCGAGGAAGCGGGCAACGGCGCACCGGCGGCGCCTTCCGACGCAACCTCGCTCGAAGGGCTGCGCGTCGTGGACCTCACGGCGTTCTGGGCTGGACCGTTTGCGACCCGGGTGCTGTCCCAGCTCGGCGCGGACGTGGTGAAGGTCGAGTCCATCCAGCGCCCGGACGGCATGCGCTTCGTCAACACGAAGCCCGGCTGCACGCCGTGGGAGGCCGGATCGATCTTTCACGGCACCAACACGGGAAAGCGAGGCATCACCCTGCGCCTGGACGCGGCCGAGTCGCAGCCCGCCCTCCGGGCACTCGTCGAACGCGCCGACGTGCTGATCGAGAACTTCTCTCCCCGCGTGCTCGAGCACTTCGATCTCAGCTGGGAAAAGCTCCACGCCTGGAACCCGCGTCTGATCCTGGTGCGCATGCCCGCCTGGGGGCTCGACGGCCCGTGGCGCGACCGCACCGGCTTCGCGATGAACGTGGAGCAGGCCTGTGGGATCGCCTGGCGCGCGGGCTACGCCGACCTTCCCCTCACCCCGAACGTCTGCGACCCGATCGGTTCGCTCCACACGGTGACCGCCCTGCTCGCCGCGTTGGCGCAGCGCGAGCAGACGGGCGAGGGACAGCAGATCGAGGTGCCGCTGGTCGAACCGGGCCTCAACCTTGCCGCGGAACAGGTGTTGGAGCACTCGGCCTACGGCGCGTCTCTGACTTCGGAAGGGAATCGCGGCCCGGATGCCGCGCCGCAAGGGGCGTATCGCTGCCAGCAGGGGGAGTACCTGGTGCTGGCCGTCGAGAACGACGATCAATGGCGCGCGCTGGGCTCCGCCTTCCCGGACGCCGGCCTCGCCGACCCCGCCTGGAACACGGCCGCGGCTCGCCACACCCACCACGACGCGATCGACGCCCGACTTGCGGCGCTCTTCGCGGAACTCCCGGTCGCCGACGCCGAAGCGCGCGTCCTCGCCGCGAGCGTCCCGGCCCAACACCTGGTGAACGGACACCGGGTGTCGCCGCATCCGCAGCTCACCGACCGCGGGTTCTTCGCGGAGATCGACCATGTCGAGACCGGCCGCTCGCGCTACCCCGGCCTCCCCTATGTCGGGGTTGCCGGTGACGGGCCGAGTACGCCGCCGCCGACGCTCGGCGAGCACAACCGCGAGGTCCTCGAAGGCGAGCTCGGTTTCGATCGCGAAACCGTGGATGCCTGGGAGGAAGCGGGGCTGATCGGCCGCAAGCCGGCCTGGGTCTGA
- a CDS encoding penicillin-binding transpeptidase domain-containing protein — MPYSPAHAAPCSLRLLGRRCAALALAAVLLAVAAQADEPEPTQLAALVGDGTPPVSAGPVTTMALAAALGHLPPGVRPPEGTVILREERGTYGPRLIEQLPVTAPGGGAPYEIEYTVDPTIDAEMRAVLAEKEVTLGHVILMDPHTGEVFSYVSTDPTVFPATGTYPTASLMKVVTAAAVLQHAPRAAKRNCRWDGNPWIVEEEQLEPPETGGRLDSLADSLAISNNQCFARLAVHDLGEKKLVREMEVAGLFEPPAAHHLPGRVEEIEDDLALGYLGSGLGGSFVSPMAAARLAALFASGNLVQPYWVARVRDARGQLLANPPHPAPESVWPEPVAHSLRQWMIDVTARGTAKSAFRDEEGVPLLGDIAVAGKTGTLRGTEPEGRYQWFIGLAPAEAPRLAISAVVVNEEGMSSAAQVAGAALARLFCFEGTCHPARVERLHWRSRERDRATASELATQRAAREIAALKPHPRPRLLGQPVLDFPPRLRRRPVTGEMRLRIGLATSGNVVRAEVLDSGLPTRFSPVVLRQVRGWQFSQTYEDGEAIERTFEFPIRISIE, encoded by the coding sequence ATGCCGTACTCGCCTGCCCATGCCGCTCCCTGCTCGCTGCGCCTCCTCGGCCGCCGGTGCGCTGCGCTCGCGCTGGCGGCGGTCCTCCTGGCCGTCGCTGCGCAGGCCGACGAGCCCGAGCCGACCCAGCTCGCCGCCCTGGTTGGCGACGGCACTCCGCCCGTCTCGGCCGGGCCCGTGACCACCATGGCCCTGGCGGCGGCCCTGGGTCACCTGCCCCCGGGCGTGCGCCCGCCGGAAGGCACCGTGATCCTGCGCGAGGAACGCGGGACCTACGGTCCGCGACTGATCGAACAGCTCCCGGTGACCGCACCGGGTGGCGGCGCACCCTACGAAATCGAATACACCGTCGATCCGACCATCGACGCCGAGATGCGCGCGGTGCTCGCCGAGAAAGAGGTCACGCTGGGGCACGTGATCCTGATGGATCCCCACACCGGCGAGGTGTTTTCCTACGTCTCGACCGACCCCACCGTATTTCCCGCGACCGGTACCTACCCGACCGCGTCGCTCATGAAGGTGGTGACCGCGGCTGCCGTCCTGCAGCACGCCCCCAGAGCCGCGAAGCGGAACTGTCGCTGGGATGGCAACCCCTGGATCGTCGAAGAGGAACAGCTCGAACCTCCCGAGACGGGCGGACGCCTCGACTCGCTCGCCGACTCCCTCGCGATCTCGAACAACCAGTGCTTCGCGCGCCTGGCTGTCCACGATCTCGGCGAGAAGAAGCTGGTCCGCGAGATGGAAGTCGCGGGCCTCTTCGAACCGCCGGCCGCGCATCACCTGCCCGGTCGGGTCGAAGAGATCGAAGACGACCTCGCGCTCGGCTACCTCGGATCGGGGCTCGGCGGCTCCTTCGTCTCTCCGATGGCGGCGGCGCGCCTCGCGGCACTCTTCGCGAGTGGCAACCTCGTCCAGCCCTACTGGGTGGCGCGCGTCCGTGACGCGCGCGGACAGCTGCTCGCGAATCCGCCCCACCCTGCGCCGGAGTCGGTCTGGCCCGAGCCCGTCGCGCACTCCCTGCGCCAGTGGATGATCGACGTCACTGCACGCGGCACCGCGAAGAGCGCGTTTCGCGACGAGGAGGGCGTACCCCTGCTCGGCGACATCGCCGTCGCGGGGAAGACCGGCACCCTGCGCGGCACCGAGCCGGAAGGTCGCTACCAGTGGTTCATCGGCTTGGCTCCGGCCGAAGCGCCGCGCCTCGCGATCTCGGCGGTCGTGGTGAACGAGGAAGGAATGTCGAGCGCCGCGCAGGTCGCCGGTGCCGCGCTCGCCCGTCTCTTCTGCTTCGAAGGCACCTGCCACCCGGCGCGCGTCGAACGCTTGCATTGGCGCTCCCGGGAACGGGATCGCGCCACCGCGTCGGAGCTGGCCACCCAGCGCGCCGCGCGGGAGATCGCCGCGCTGAAGCCCCACCCGCGACCGCGTCTGCTCGGCCAGCCGGTGCTCGATTTCCCGCCGCGACTGCGCCGACGGCCGGTGACCGGCGAGATGCGGCTGCGCATCGGCCTCGCGACCTCGGGCAACGTGGTGCGCGCCGAAGTCCTGGACTCGGGACTCCCGACCCGCTTCTCCCCGGTCGTGCTGCGGCAGGTGCGGGGTTGGCAGTTCAGCCAGACCTACGAGGACGGCGAGGCGATCGAGCGGACCTTCGAGTTCCCGATCCGCATCTCGATCGAGTAG